Part of the Solanum pennellii chromosome 10, SPENNV200 genome is shown below.
CAAAATTAGAAACATTATTAGGAGAATAAgaattactactactactactaatacTACTATGATGAACATGAGGTACTCTCCATAACGCTGACAATGAACgatgattttgatttatatcGCGATTAATTTGTTGTGAATAACAATGGCTATGGCCGTTATTATTCACATAAAAACCACCACTAGTAGTACTACTTGTACTACTAGTATTGTACAACGCTGAATTAAAATAAGCGTTGTACTGATATTTTGCATATTGAGCTCTCTTAGCATGTTGACGTTCTCTTTTATGTGCGTTTTGATGTCCTCCTAAGGCTTGTGATGTTGGGAAGTTCCTACAACAATATTGACATTCAAATTTtctgttgttattgttgatttCTGTAGTATCTCCAACACTATCATGAAT
Proteins encoded:
- the LOC107001675 gene encoding zinc finger protein 8-like, encoding MEKTKDKETQDFMNVESFSQLPFMRPTKEKAAIRLFGKELLGTTIRHEDQSIEIHDSVGDTTEINNNNRKFECQYCCRNFPTSQALGGHQNAHKRERQHAKRAQYAKYQYNAYFNSALYNTSSTSSTTSGGFYVNNNGHSHCYSQQINRDINQNHRSLSALWRVPHVHHSSISSSSSNSYSPNNVSNFVRPIVYNNVNGDLKKINTKSSSISLTRFGYELKEGVHQDHGGSNVMVLRFI